A single window of Mugil cephalus isolate CIBA_MC_2020 chromosome 1, CIBA_Mcephalus_1.1, whole genome shotgun sequence DNA harbors:
- the dnase1l1l gene encoding deoxyribonuclease I-like 1-like, whose protein sequence is MRTVALLFVAALCALNVASALKICAFNVQSFGESKASNKKVMGVLLKILSRCDLCLIQEVRDSKGEAIKALVKDLNRFDRSNSYSYVESERLGRKTYKEQYVYIYRNNVLEVKEQYQYPKLEGEGTNETDVFSRGPFIVRFHSPTTLLKDFVLIGQHTCPKTAMKEIDELYTVFKWIYKKWKTDNVMILGDLNAGCSYVTVKGWRAVRLRSDPKFRWLIGDEQDTTVREKTHCAYDRIIVHGREITSSIVPGSAQPFNFKENFHLTESEALEVSDHFPVEVDLKPNHRYLLRNEL, encoded by the exons ATGAGGACCGTGGCGCTGCTGTTTGTTGCGGCGCTGTGTGCGCTGAACGTCGCATCCGCTCTGAAAATCTGCGCCTTCAATGTCCAGAGCTTTGGAGAGTCAAAGGCGAGCAACAAGAAGGTTATGGGCGTTCTACTGAAG ATTCTCTCTAGGTGCGACTTGTGTCTTATCCAGGAGGTCCGAGACTCTAAAGGAGAAGCAATAAAAGCTTTGGTTAAAGATCTAAACAG ATTTGACAGGTCCAACTCCTATTCTTACGTGGAAAGCGAAAGGCTCGGAAGGAAGACCTACAAGGAGCAGTACGTCTACATTTACAG GAACAACGTGCTGGAGGTCAAAGAGCAGTATCAGTACCCTAAACTAGAAGGAGAGGGGACCAATGAGACCGACGTTTTCTCCAGGGGACCTTTCATCGTCCGCTTTCACTCCCCGACTACAT tgttgaAGGATTTTGTCCTGATAGGGCAGCACACATGTCCAAAAACGGCCATGAAAGAGATCGATGAGCTGTACACCGTCTTCAAATGGATTTACAAGAAGTGGAAGACTGAT AATGTGATGATCCTGGGCGACCTGAACGCCGGCTGCAGCTACGTCACCGTCAAGGGCTGGAGGGCCGTGCGCTTAAGGAGCGACCCCAAATTTCGCTGGCTGATCGGGGATGAGCAGGACACCACCGTCCGGGAGAAGACGCACTGTGCCTACGACag GATCATCGTTCACGGACGGGAGATTACTTCCAGCATAGTGCCAGGTTCAGCTCAGCCCTTCAACTTTAAAGAAAATTTCCACCTCACTGAGTCGGAG GCTCTTGAGGTGAGTGATCATTTTCCCGTAGAAGTTGACCTGAAGCCCAACCACCGCTACCTCCTGCGCAATGAGCTGTAG
- the si:dkey-183p4.10 gene encoding protein starmaker, whose amino-acid sequence MEGFSDLLADAFSEASVPSFPDGDLDFENLNFDERSEEDQTEELTAKQEEAVFQEATGVLFGEEAEDMAENVYAEQTVEAGDDFKSAGVGVGSESPEEGYTSSDGDPDEEDSVSSEEDEDEDEDVGRAEKPGDLLMSVRCSDDDNKEDRIFAEERPLTPQGAEIPQAGNKEQGEAESDEEVSYFERVPERGTNGTTVKGAGTEEDEQESEEEGQDDSSDPECEEGMKIDEEETVAPSQGFEKEVESPCKDDPPEPSLEFPCLSLQNLEDLIAEVDGEECVEKMKEFSGEEHQEAGETFADYPSDFSSCEYVEDRRKNHESEPYALPCSPGCGPFRRQNEGGEKVEDTDDTEDGFLYSLDLEKDVHKMDTDVAGREEHRVTLTREETVESDSYSSSDDEVCDRRTREEDNDLENNNQLDGAQRYEGSYAAFSRWSNSDDRRVTDNGAGLADYMSWDFNVLKTDTFLSEYLETTEDTSKTEAAPLERPAEDVNSYSVVQREDTKTTSPSDRGSLDDSFFFNTEIEASGITELGQLGDDEYEDERNWDQEKERIEAFYKFYNDSDEENGREERHPKVQFCTDPLSQVIHYETESSDTDSLTSSTDREEDLSSAEASDEPRVLNDIVQTKPACDPPKAAEPPASPPDLTQTQTSQTCTRKNKCLNALKLILKTGVVTVMGLLVYWLATDQADWLSQVFYF is encoded by the exons ATGGAAGGTTTTTCTGACCTCCTTGCTGATGCGTTTTCAG aggcATCTGTTCCGTCGTTCCCTGATGGAGATCTAGACTTTGAAAATCTGAACTTTGATGAAAGGTCTGAGGAAGATCAGACAGAGGAGTTAACAGCAAAGCAAGAGGAGGCTGTGTTCCAGGAAGCAACTGGTGTTTTGTTTGGGGAGGAAGCTGAAGACATGGCTGAAAATGTTTATGCAGAGCAGACGGTTGAGGCAGGCGATGATTTTAAAAGCGCAGGGGTCGGTGTTGGGAGCGAATCCCCGGAGGAGGGCTACACGAGTTCAGATGGAGACCCTGACGAGGAAGATTCTGTCTCCTCtgaagaggatgaggatgaggatgaggatgtggGAAGAGCAGAGAAACCAGGGGATTTGCTTATGTCAGTCCGCTGCAGTGACGACGATAATAAAGAGGACAGGATCTTTGCTGAGGAACGACCTCTAACCCCGCAGGGCGCTGAAATCCCTCAAGCTGGAAACAAGGAGCAAGGTGAAGCTGAGAGCGATGAGGAGGTGTCCTATTTTGAGAGGGTCCCTGAACGTGGGACGAATGGGACGACGGTTAAAGGCGCCGGGACTGAAGAGGATGAGCAGGAAAGCGAAGAAGAGGGGCAAGATGACTCATCTGATCCCGAGTGCGAGGAGGGCATGAAAATCGACGAAGAAGAAACCGTGGCTCCTTCTCAGGGCTTTGAGAAGGAGGTTGAAAGTCCGTGCAAGGATGATCCCCCAGAACCCAGTTTGGAGTTTCCCTGCTTATCCTTGCAGAATCTGGAGGATCTCATTGCGGAAGTTGACGGTGAGGAATGTgtggagaaaatgaaggagTTCTCAGGAGAGGAGCACCAGGAGGCAGGTGAGACTTTTGCAGATTACCCGTCAGACTTTTCGTCCTGTGAATATGtagaagacagaaggaaaaatcATGAAAGCGAGCCGTATGCCTTGCCTTGTTCACCTGGATGTGGCCCATTTAGACGGCAGAACGAGGGTGGGGAAAAAGTTGAGGACACAGACGACACAGAAGAtgggtttttgtacagcctagATTTAGAGAAGGATGTTCATAAGATGGACACTGACGTGGCAGGTAGAGAAGAGCACAGGGTAACACTGACTAGAGAGGAGACGGTCGAGAGCGACTCTTACAGCTCCAGTGACGACGAGGTCTGTGATAGGAGGACCCGCGAGGAAGATAATGATCTTGAAAACAACAATCAACTGGATGGCGCTCAGCGTTACGAGGGAAGCTACGCGGCGTTCTCCAGGTGGAGCAACTCTGACGACCGCCGCGTCACAGACAACGGAGCGGGTCTCGCAGATTACATGAGCTGGGATTTCAACGTGTTAAAAACTGATACCTTCCTGTCCGAGTACCTGGAAACCACAGAAGACACAAGTAAGACAGAGGCAGCTCCTTTAGAGCGTCCGGCAGAAGACGTCAACAGCTACTCTGTGGTGCAGAGAGAAGACACCAAAACCACAAGCCCCTCCGACAGAGGATCTCTCGACGACAGCTTCTTCTTCAACACTGAAATCGAGGCCTCAGGCATCACTGAGCTCGGGCAGCTGGGGGACGACGAGTACGAAGACGAGAGGAACTGGGaccaggagaaggagaggatcGAGGCTTTCTACAAGTTCTATAATGACAGTGATGAGGAAAATGGAAGAGAAG aGAGGCACCCTAAAGTACAGTTTTGTACAGATCCACTGTCTCAAGTCATTCACTATGAAACGGAGAG CAGTGACACGGATTCACTCACTAGCTCCACTGACAGGGAGGAAGACTTGAGCTCTGCTGAAGCATCTGAT GAACCGAGAGTGCTCAATGACATCGTGCAGACGAAACCAGCCTGTGATCCCCCAAAGGCCGCGGAGCCGCCAGCGAGTCCTCCGgacctcacacaaacacaaacctcccAAACatgtacaagaaaaaacaag TGTCTAAACGCGCTGAAGCTGATCCTGAAGACGGGCGTGGTGACGGTGATGGGACTGCTGGTGTACTGGCTGGCCACAGACCAAGCCGACTGGCTCAGCCAAGTTTTCTACTTTTAG